A region from the Phycisphaerales bacterium genome encodes:
- a CDS encoding exosortase-associated EpsI family protein translates to MFNKFAKILIVLLLVGLFFERRARTVLVDAGPFHERVAAAIERVPATFGEWESTEIPVPTEAQELLRPTATLAREYTNTRTGASARLVVVHCERIRDLSGHYPPNCYPAHGWVETTPGEGVLVPTPAGTIPMVRYTYLQDTFGSRSEMVVYDFFMLPQRGVVASMAAVRDASGDLTLRNFGATQVQVLLTRTRPRAEEEKDVSMMIGLITDVIRTIQANPGTPENLQGSAEHEG, encoded by the coding sequence GTGTTCAACAAGTTCGCCAAGATCCTGATCGTGCTGCTCCTGGTGGGGTTGTTCTTCGAGCGTCGCGCGCGCACGGTGCTCGTGGATGCCGGCCCGTTCCATGAGCGCGTGGCCGCCGCGATCGAGCGCGTGCCAGCAACCTTCGGCGAGTGGGAGAGCACCGAGATTCCCGTTCCGACCGAGGCGCAGGAACTCCTCCGCCCGACGGCGACGCTCGCCCGCGAGTACACCAATACTCGGACCGGCGCCAGCGCGCGCCTCGTTGTCGTCCACTGCGAGCGGATCCGCGATCTCAGCGGTCACTACCCCCCCAACTGCTACCCGGCCCACGGCTGGGTCGAGACCACACCCGGCGAGGGCGTCCTTGTGCCAACCCCGGCTGGGACGATCCCGATGGTCCGCTACACCTATCTCCAGGACACCTTCGGCTCGCGCTCCGAGATGGTCGTGTACGACTTCTTCATGCTTCCTCAGCGCGGGGTGGTCGCGTCGATGGCGGCGGTCCGCGACGCCTCGGGAGACCTCACGCTCCGGAACTTCGGCGCGACTCAGGTCCAGGTGCTCTTGACCCGCACCCGTCCTCGGGCCGAAGAAGAAAAAGACGTCTCGATGATGATTGGTCTGATAACCGACGTCATTCGTACGATCCAGGCGAACCCAGGAACGCCTGAGAACCTACAGGGGAGTGCCGAGCACGAGGGATGA
- a CDS encoding exosortase/archaeosortase family protein, with the protein MIPQSLRQQGWKPTHVLCAIALACAGVWLTLDAWRDIFEIAVKDQEASHIFLVPIVAVWMAHTRRIRLLRCPPGGLIIGPIIAGLGWLSLFVGSRQGFESLFHLGAVLVTVGLAMGALGKYVFFRFLPAFLVLLFLVPVPGVVRQSLSIPLQRLGAQASQALLETLGKNVERTGNVLQINGVDVGIAEACNGMRMVFALVLVSYAFAFSRPLQTWARITILIASPAIALGMNVLRLSALALLFGSETISRYAEDVHRISGWLMLPICFFLLLGVVRALQWALLPVNRYTLAYQ; encoded by the coding sequence GTGATCCCTCAGTCGCTTCGACAGCAAGGCTGGAAGCCCACGCACGTCCTGTGCGCGATCGCCCTCGCGTGCGCCGGGGTCTGGCTGACGCTCGACGCGTGGAGAGACATCTTCGAGATCGCCGTGAAGGACCAGGAAGCGAGCCACATCTTCCTCGTCCCGATCGTGGCGGTGTGGATGGCGCACACGCGTCGGATCCGACTCTTGCGCTGCCCTCCGGGCGGACTCATCATCGGTCCCATCATCGCGGGCCTCGGCTGGCTCTCGCTCTTTGTCGGCTCGCGTCAGGGCTTTGAATCGCTCTTCCATCTGGGAGCGGTGCTGGTCACGGTCGGGCTGGCGATGGGCGCGCTGGGAAAGTACGTCTTCTTCCGATTCCTCCCGGCGTTTCTCGTGCTCCTCTTCCTCGTTCCCGTCCCCGGGGTTGTCCGCCAGTCGCTCTCGATCCCGCTCCAGCGACTCGGCGCCCAGGCCTCGCAGGCCCTGCTCGAGACGCTCGGCAAAAACGTGGAGCGAACAGGAAACGTGCTCCAGATCAATGGCGTCGACGTCGGCATCGCCGAGGCGTGCAACGGGATGCGCATGGTCTTTGCCCTGGTGCTCGTCTCGTACGCGTTCGCCTTCAGCCGCCCGCTCCAGACGTGGGCCCGGATCACGATCCTGATCGCCAGCCCCGCGATCGCGCTGGGCATGAACGTCCTCCGTCTCTCGGCGCTCGCCCTGCTCTTTGGGAGCGAGACGATCAGCCGATACGCCGAGGACGTCCACCGGATCAGCGGGTGGCTGATGCTGCCGATCTGCTTCTTCCTGCTGCTGGGCGTGGTGCGCGCGCTGCAGTGGGCGCTCCTCCCCGTCAACCGATACACGCTCGCGTACCAATAG
- a CDS encoding WecB/TagA/CpsF family glycosyltransferase, producing the protein MSTNSQDSPPRPPVVHLMGVDLDAFTNDSLPSFVAAELAAGRGGWVVTPNLEILRRCATNTDERALVARATVRVPDGMPLIWASRLKRTPLPERVAGSDLIWSLTAQAARLGHRVYFLGGNPKAAEGAAATLLAKHPTLVIAGTHCPEFGFENDPAKIAHIADEVMRAMPDIVFVALGFPKQEHLTAAIRDAVPKAWFLGIGISFSFVTGEVQRAPMWIQRLGFEWLHRMIQEPGRLMKRYLVDGLPFALRLFVWSAWRGLRGN; encoded by the coding sequence ATGTCCACCAACTCACAAGACTCCCCGCCGCGCCCTCCCGTCGTTCACCTGATGGGCGTGGATCTCGACGCCTTCACCAATGACTCTCTGCCGTCGTTTGTCGCCGCCGAACTCGCCGCAGGTCGAGGTGGCTGGGTGGTCACGCCGAATCTCGAGATCCTCCGACGTTGCGCTACCAATACCGACGAGCGAGCCCTTGTCGCGCGCGCAACCGTGCGAGTTCCCGACGGCATGCCGCTCATCTGGGCCAGCCGCCTGAAGCGCACGCCCCTCCCCGAGCGCGTCGCCGGCTCCGACCTTATCTGGTCGCTCACCGCCCAAGCCGCCCGCCTCGGCCATCGCGTCTATTTCCTCGGCGGCAACCCCAAGGCCGCCGAAGGTGCCGCCGCGACACTCCTCGCGAAGCATCCAACGCTCGTCATCGCCGGGACGCACTGTCCCGAGTTTGGCTTCGAGAACGATCCCGCGAAGATCGCCCACATCGCCGACGAGGTCATGCGTGCCATGCCTGACATCGTCTTTGTCGCCCTGGGCTTCCCCAAGCAGGAGCACCTGACCGCCGCCATCCGCGACGCCGTCCCCAAGGCCTGGTTCCTCGGCATCGGAATTAGTTTCAGTTTCGTCACCGGCGAGGTCCAACGCGCGCCGATGTGGATCCAGCGTTTGGGCTTTGAATGGTTGCACCGCATGATCCAGGAGCCGGGAAGGCTGATGAAGCGGTATCTGGTGGACGGGCTTCCATTTGCGCTACGGCTGTTCGTGTGGTCGGCGTGGCGTGGGCTCCGCGGCAACTGA
- a CDS encoding glycosyltransferase, translating into MPTRYAIVAPCRDEAAYMRRTLDSLLNQTIQPALLLVVDDGSTDDTPKILAEYQPKMPYLRVLTRSDRGKRAVGPGVIEAFYAGLDTITMDEFDFIVKLDLDLDIPNRYFEIMCERMAAQPRLGTCSGKPYFPHPSTGQLVSEGCGDEMSVGMIKFYRVECFKQIGGFVREVMWDGIDCHRCRMLGWIAASWDEPDIRFTHLRPMGSSQQSIWKGRTRHGFGQWFMGTSFSYMTASAIFRLPKHPVLIGGLAMWWGYIKSALTAKPRYNDLEFRKFLRAYQRDALIHGKAAATRSLNERQASRWNPKGGTQRKSEDSQRNTKG; encoded by the coding sequence ATGCCCACGCGCTACGCCATCGTCGCTCCCTGTCGCGATGAAGCCGCGTACATGCGCCGCACGCTCGATTCACTCCTGAACCAGACCATCCAGCCCGCGCTCCTCCTCGTCGTCGATGACGGCTCCACCGACGACACCCCGAAGATCCTCGCCGAATACCAACCCAAAATGCCCTACCTCCGCGTGCTCACGCGCAGCGACCGCGGCAAGCGGGCCGTCGGCCCCGGGGTCATCGAGGCCTTCTATGCCGGGCTCGACACGATCACCATGGACGAGTTCGACTTCATCGTCAAACTCGATCTCGACCTCGACATCCCAAACCGATACTTCGAGATCATGTGCGAACGCATGGCCGCGCAGCCCCGCCTCGGCACGTGCTCCGGCAAGCCGTACTTCCCCCACCCCTCGACGGGACAACTCGTCAGCGAGGGGTGCGGCGATGAGATGTCCGTTGGCATGATCAAGTTCTATCGCGTCGAGTGCTTCAAGCAGATCGGCGGGTTCGTCCGCGAGGTCATGTGGGATGGCATCGACTGCCACCGCTGCCGGATGCTCGGCTGGATCGCCGCCTCGTGGGACGAGCCCGACATCCGCTTCACCCACCTTCGCCCGATGGGGTCCAGCCAGCAGAGCATCTGGAAAGGCCGCACTCGTCACGGCTTCGGCCAGTGGTTCATGGGCACCAGTTTCTCGTACATGACCGCGAGCGCCATCTTCCGCCTGCCGAAGCACCCCGTCCTCATCGGCGGCCTCGCCATGTGGTGGGGTTACATCAAGAGCGCGCTCACCGCCAAGCCCCGCTACAACGACCTCGAGTTCCGGAAGTTCCTCCGCGCCTACCAGCGCGACGCCCTCATCCATGGCAAGGCCGCCGCCACCAGATCGCTCAACGAGCGCCAGGCGAGTCGCTGGAACCCGAAAGGCGGAACACAGAGGAAATCCGAGGATTCACAAAGGAACACAAAGGGATGA
- a CDS encoding glycosyltransferase family 39 protein yields the protein MTSTTVQSDPSAPPLSWRSREVQLIVLVALGLRLLWGVLIPCIPSSDCVAYDTFAQNLVNHGTFGFHPDEPSAFWAPGTSFIIAAMYKIFGIAFFPVVVLNIILGSLSVYLTIRLADTLLSRTPALVAGAILALWPVHIQLTSVLSSELPFTTFLVGGTLAWVTMREKPVIRALLTGVLFAFAVYIRATAILIPPILAGLEFLFMPRRARTFVTALGLGLLMAAIIAPWTYRNYTLYHDLVPISANNGTNFWMGNNPGTNGNYQEPPVFPDLNQAQIDRELMRRATDYIKQEPGAFVKRTTTKFILQHGPQTIGVVWNKDALRPRIGEMGMKLLKGLSTAYWFAAIAGAIVGIVMLVREVGLLKTVTNPILVIWVYFALLHAIYVIQDRYIIPATPLVACLAGVSIGVLFDRWRERRTYNRDKAIAA from the coding sequence GTGACGAGCACGACCGTCCAATCCGATCCATCCGCCCCACCGCTGTCGTGGCGCTCGCGCGAGGTCCAGTTGATCGTCCTCGTCGCTCTGGGCCTGCGCCTGCTCTGGGGTGTGCTCATCCCCTGCATCCCCAGTTCCGACTGCGTCGCCTACGACACCTTCGCCCAGAATCTCGTGAACCACGGCACGTTCGGCTTCCATCCCGACGAGCCTTCCGCCTTCTGGGCGCCCGGCACGAGTTTCATCATCGCCGCGATGTACAAGATCTTCGGCATCGCCTTCTTCCCCGTCGTCGTCCTCAACATCATCCTCGGCAGCCTCTCGGTCTACCTCACGATCCGCCTCGCCGACACGCTCCTCTCGCGAACCCCGGCCCTGGTCGCCGGCGCGATCCTCGCCCTCTGGCCTGTCCACATCCAACTCACCTCCGTCCTCTCCAGCGAGCTCCCCTTCACCACGTTCCTCGTCGGCGGCACGCTCGCCTGGGTCACGATGCGCGAGAAACCAGTCATTCGCGCTCTGCTCACGGGCGTTCTCTTCGCGTTCGCCGTCTACATCCGCGCGACCGCCATCCTCATTCCGCCCATCCTCGCGGGCCTGGAGTTCCTCTTCATGCCACGCCGCGCCCGGACGTTCGTTACCGCGCTCGGCCTGGGCCTTCTCATGGCCGCCATCATCGCCCCGTGGACCTATCGCAACTACACCCTCTACCACGACCTCGTCCCCATCTCCGCGAACAACGGCACCAACTTCTGGATGGGCAACAACCCCGGAACCAACGGCAACTACCAGGAGCCGCCCGTCTTCCCCGACCTCAACCAGGCCCAGATCGATCGCGAACTGATGCGCCGCGCCACCGACTACATCAAGCAGGAACCCGGCGCGTTTGTGAAACGCACCACCACCAAGTTCATCCTCCAGCACGGCCCGCAGACCATCGGCGTCGTCTGGAACAAGGACGCCCTGCGCCCGCGCATCGGCGAGATGGGCATGAAACTCCTGAAGGGTCTCAGCACTGCCTACTGGTTCGCCGCCATCGCCGGGGCGATCGTCGGCATCGTCATGCTCGTCCGCGAGGTCGGTCTCCTCAAGACCGTCACCAACCCGATCCTCGTCATCTGGGTCTACTTCGCCCTCCTTCACGCGATCTATGTCATCCAGGATCGATACATCATCCCCGCGACGCCGTTGGTCGCGTGCCTCGCGGGCGTCTCGATCGGCGTGCTCTTCGACCGCTGGCGTGAGCGCCGCACCTACAACCGCGACAAGGCGATCGCCGCATGA
- a CDS encoding glycosyltransferase, whose translation MKIAYLNTQYPKLSHTFIEREIRAIREHVAAHSIDLTIDTFSVRIPSREDTLGEHHAKEAANTFCLLASKPRLLLAQLAHAITHPIRTLRTHARAQSISADGLAARLRSVTYACEAILLARELARRSICHLHVHMANNGAAVALLACVAEPSIDFSMTIHGSAEFFDVHRINLKAKCESARFVRAISNFCRAQIMAWTSPSVWDRFHIAHCAVDPQVLTPAPPRHPGPIRLLTVGRLEPIKGYPMLLDALAMLKAQGLDWRLEMVGSGQMERSLKDQAARLGLADRITFTGPLGQDDIPAAYDRNDALIVSSFMEGVPVVLMEAMAKELIPISTAVGGVPELIVPGVSGLVCPPGSPEDLARIIRTVAESPDTLQSMRRAARQTIIDEYNIANLGRQMTDLFLKHLDPHHAETRT comes from the coding sequence GTGAAGATCGCCTACCTCAACACCCAATACCCCAAACTCTCGCACACGTTCATCGAGCGCGAGATCCGGGCCATCCGCGAGCACGTCGCGGCCCATTCCATCGATCTCACCATCGACACCTTCTCCGTGCGCATCCCCTCACGCGAGGACACCTTGGGCGAGCACCACGCGAAGGAAGCGGCCAACACGTTCTGCCTCCTCGCCTCCAAGCCACGCCTCCTCCTCGCCCAACTCGCTCACGCGATCACGCACCCGATCCGCACGCTCCGCACCCACGCCCGCGCCCAATCCATCTCCGCCGATGGCCTTGCCGCTCGGCTCCGATCCGTTACCTACGCCTGCGAGGCCATCCTCCTCGCGCGCGAACTCGCCCGCCGATCGATCTGCCATCTCCACGTCCACATGGCCAACAACGGCGCCGCCGTCGCCCTCCTCGCCTGCGTCGCCGAACCATCCATCGATTTCAGCATGACGATCCACGGCTCGGCCGAGTTCTTCGACGTCCATCGCATCAACCTCAAGGCCAAGTGCGAGTCCGCCCGTTTCGTTCGCGCCATCTCCAACTTCTGCCGCGCCCAGATCATGGCGTGGACCAGCCCCAGCGTCTGGGATCGCTTCCACATCGCCCACTGCGCCGTCGATCCACAGGTCTTGACACCCGCCCCACCGCGTCACCCCGGGCCCATCCGCCTCCTCACCGTCGGTCGCCTCGAGCCGATCAAGGGCTATCCCATGCTCCTGGATGCGCTCGCCATGCTCAAGGCCCAGGGCCTCGACTGGCGCCTCGAGATGGTCGGCTCGGGACAGATGGAGCGCTCGCTCAAGGACCAGGCCGCGCGCCTCGGCCTCGCCGACCGCATCACCTTCACCGGCCCGCTCGGCCAGGACGACATCCCCGCCGCCTACGACCGAAACGACGCGCTCATCGTCTCCAGTTTCATGGAGGGGGTCCCCGTCGTCCTCATGGAAGCGATGGCCAAGGAACTCATCCCCATCTCCACCGCCGTCGGCGGCGTCCCCGAACTCATCGTTCCCGGCGTCTCGGGCCTTGTCTGCCCGCCCGGATCGCCCGAGGACCTCGCCAGGATCATCCGAACCGTCGCCGAATCTCCCGACACACTCCAGTCCATGCGCCGCGCCGCCCGACAAACAATCATCGACGAGTACAACATCGCCAATCTCGGCCGCCAGATGACCGATCTCTTTCTCAAGCACCTCGACCCACACCACGCGGAAACACGCACGTGA
- a CDS encoding polysaccharide deacetylase family protein: MSLARSILDRTLGALGVIERRARAMRHGVTILMYHRVLPDDLWARSTLPNLVMPESAFRAQVELFARRFDVRRAHDAVARARMGDYAEERPTIAITFDDGYADNARVAAPILVAAGLSATFYIVTGLVGTPGELWFDRAIRRFRGSTPDAARNALGAATLANSSSTMTAREWVNALKMLSPSARDAAIDALQESPSTPPRHDLDHMMSLDELRAMSAKGHEIGAHTVTHPILTTLELDAQRTEIDSSRAALTTILGEPNAPTGFCYPNGSYSTDTARAVRLAGYSYAVSTAPGRMDEHTDTYAIPRIDMNPHHVTAHGTHDPRALLAEISLLRHAIRKLAGKAPPAPKPSPNSSTASPTQPIHQS, translated from the coding sequence ATGTCCCTCGCCAGGTCCATCCTCGATCGCACGCTCGGCGCGCTCGGCGTCATCGAACGCCGCGCCCGCGCCATGCGCCATGGCGTGACGATCCTGATGTACCACCGCGTCCTTCCCGACGATCTCTGGGCACGCTCCACGCTCCCCAATCTCGTGATGCCCGAGTCGGCCTTCCGCGCCCAGGTCGAACTCTTCGCCCGCCGATTCGATGTCCGACGCGCCCACGACGCCGTCGCTCGCGCGCGCATGGGCGACTATGCCGAAGAACGCCCCACCATCGCGATCACCTTCGACGATGGCTACGCCGACAACGCCCGGGTCGCCGCCCCCATCCTCGTTGCCGCCGGTCTCTCCGCGACGTTCTACATCGTCACCGGTCTCGTCGGCACGCCCGGCGAACTCTGGTTCGATCGCGCCATCCGTCGATTCCGTGGTTCGACGCCCGACGCCGCAAGAAACGCCCTCGGCGCGGCCACTCTCGCCAACTCCTCCTCCACCATGACCGCCCGCGAGTGGGTCAACGCGCTCAAGATGCTCTCTCCTTCCGCCCGCGACGCCGCCATTGACGCTCTTCAAGAATCACCCTCGACCCCGCCGCGACACGACCTCGATCACATGATGTCGCTCGACGAACTCCGCGCCATGTCCGCGAAGGGCCACGAGATCGGCGCGCACACCGTCACCCACCCGATCCTCACCACGCTCGAACTCGACGCCCAGCGCACCGAGATCGATTCCTCTCGTGCCGCCCTCACCACGATCCTCGGTGAGCCGAACGCCCCCACCGGTTTCTGCTATCCCAACGGCTCCTACTCCACCGACACCGCGCGGGCCGTCCGCCTCGCGGGATACTCCTATGCCGTCTCAACCGCCCCAGGCCGAATGGACGAGCACACCGACACCTACGCCATCCCGCGCATCGACATGAACCCGCACCACGTGACGGCCCACGGCACACACGACCCGCGCGCCCTCCTCGCCGAGATCTCCCTCCTCCGACACGCCATCCGAAAACTCGCCGGCAAAGCGCCGCCTGCACCCAAGCCATCGCCCAACTCCTCCACCGCCTCCCCAACCCAGCCGATACACCAATCGTGA
- a CDS encoding glycosyltransferase family 2 protein, producing the protein MIIGRNEGERLVRALHAALPHVARVVYVDSNSSDNSVENAHEIGVHTIALKDGPFTAARGRQTGLDALLTDLPSLEFVQFIDGDCVMDPDWIDVGVEFLDENPKVAAVSGRWREEFPERTIYNRLTNVDWHAEPGPAPYPGGNSLCRVAALRDIGGWRTDLIAGEDPDLGFRLTEHGWSSHRLAHEMVLHDINMRSFRAFWKREQRSGYCYAQVGWMHRHGPGKPWVKRAASALIYGLFLPIFILTLAIVFWPAALVLTLLYARIWWSLYRRARRIDEDVAERYASFILLCKGSQAIGVLRSILDGIFRRDRRLIEYKGPAAAQSPSPQPTRNVAS; encoded by the coding sequence GTGATCATCGGCCGCAACGAAGGCGAGCGCCTCGTCCGCGCCCTCCATGCCGCGCTGCCCCATGTCGCGCGCGTCGTCTACGTCGATTCCAACTCCAGCGACAACAGCGTCGAGAACGCCCACGAGATCGGCGTGCACACCATCGCCCTCAAAGATGGCCCCTTTACCGCCGCGCGAGGACGCCAGACCGGCCTCGACGCCCTCCTCACCGACCTGCCCAGCCTCGAGTTCGTCCAGTTCATCGATGGCGACTGCGTGATGGACCCCGACTGGATCGATGTCGGCGTCGAGTTCCTCGACGAGAACCCCAAGGTCGCCGCCGTCAGCGGGCGCTGGCGCGAGGAGTTCCCCGAGCGTACGATCTACAACCGCCTGACCAACGTCGATTGGCACGCCGAACCGGGCCCCGCGCCCTATCCCGGCGGCAACTCCCTCTGCCGAGTCGCCGCCCTGCGAGACATCGGCGGCTGGCGCACCGACCTCATCGCCGGCGAGGACCCCGACCTGGGCTTCCGCCTCACCGAGCACGGCTGGTCCTCACACCGCCTCGCCCACGAGATGGTCCTCCACGACATCAACATGCGATCTTTCCGTGCCTTCTGGAAACGCGAGCAACGCAGCGGCTACTGCTACGCCCAGGTCGGCTGGATGCACCGCCATGGCCCAGGCAAACCGTGGGTCAAGCGGGCCGCGAGCGCTCTCATCTATGGCCTGTTCCTGCCGATCTTCATCCTCACGCTCGCCATCGTCTTCTGGCCCGCCGCACTCGTGCTCACGCTGCTCTATGCGCGTATCTGGTGGTCGCTCTACCGCCGGGCCAGGCGCATCGACGAGGACGTCGCCGAGCGCTACGCCTCGTTCATCCTGCTCTGCAAGGGCTCGCAGGCGATCGGCGTCCTCCGCAGCATCCTCGATGGGATCTTCCGCCGCGATCGCCGACTGATCGAGTACAAGGGCCCCGCGGCCGCTCAATCTCCATCGCCACAACCCACACGCAACGTTGCATCGTAA
- a CDS encoding glycosyltransferase family 2 protein, translating into MSSTAPTTTPSREGSTSTTHTLLIVIVNYKTPDVTIDCLRSLAPEIPTVATTHVVVADNASGDDSLARIQAAIDENEWASWCTLAPLPKNGGFSYGNNRGYEAGPAAKYILLLNSDTIVHPGCLKACIDVMERESDVGAMTCKLLNADGTVQVCTRRFPTPLRLVVRGLGLPWYLPSLFEWADTEDLQWDRATTKRDVDWIIGAFILTRGEIVQKLGLLDEAFFFYGEDIEFSHRLSKHGWRLLYDPTSTTTHLGGSSSDPTRMAQAARSVQFWRGRYLVQRICYGRLAEFIVRAADTLLFGARALWHRFRSGKASDKYQYNHAAYETITSRLDL; encoded by the coding sequence ATGAGTTCCACGGCTCCAACCACAACGCCATCGCGCGAGGGAAGCACGAGCACCACCCACACGCTTCTCATCGTCATCGTCAACTACAAGACGCCCGACGTCACGATCGATTGCCTGCGCTCGCTCGCGCCCGAGATCCCAACCGTCGCCACGACCCACGTCGTCGTCGCCGACAACGCCTCGGGCGATGATTCCCTGGCACGCATCCAGGCCGCAATCGACGAGAACGAGTGGGCGTCGTGGTGCACGCTCGCGCCGCTTCCCAAGAACGGCGGATTCTCGTATGGCAACAACCGGGGCTACGAGGCCGGCCCAGCCGCGAAGTACATCCTTCTCCTCAACAGCGACACCATCGTCCACCCCGGCTGCCTCAAGGCCTGCATCGACGTGATGGAACGTGAATCAGACGTTGGCGCGATGACGTGCAAACTCCTCAACGCCGATGGCACGGTCCAGGTCTGCACGCGACGCTTCCCCACGCCGCTGCGTCTTGTCGTGCGGGGTCTGGGTCTGCCGTGGTATCTGCCGTCGCTCTTCGAGTGGGCCGACACCGAGGATCTTCAGTGGGACCGCGCCACGACCAAGCGCGACGTGGACTGGATCATCGGCGCGTTCATCCTCACCCGCGGCGAGATCGTCCAGAAACTCGGCCTACTCGACGAGGCCTTCTTCTTCTATGGCGAGGACATTGAGTTCTCGCACCGCCTGAGCAAGCACGGCTGGCGTCTCCTCTATGACCCCACGAGCACCACGACCCACCTCGGCGGTTCATCGTCGGATCCCACGCGCATGGCCCAGGCCGCCCGCAGCGTGCAGTTCTGGCGAGGGCGGTACCTCGTTCAGCGGATCTGCTATGGCCGCCTCGCCGAGTTCATCGTGCGGGCCGCCGACACGCTCCTCTTTGGTGCGAGGGCGTTGTGGCATCGATTCCGATCGGGCAAGGCCTCGGACAAATACCAGTACAATCACGCCGCGTACGAGACGATCACCAGCCGACTGGATCTGTAA
- a CDS encoding O-antigen ligase domain-containing protein, whose product MSPLVPLTLFGLIPGIIILFQVLPARRAMLVAFFAAWMFLPVAGYSFKGWPDYTKTSATCISIFLATLISDARPLIAYRLRWFDLPMILWAIIPFASSMVNGYGIYDGLSNTLNQLVTWVLPYAIGRIYITDLKAARELVLAMLIGAMIYVPLCLFEMRMSPRLHEMVYGFHQADWQQSKRGSFFRPTVFMVHGLAVATFMCTGALAGVWLWWSRTDRKILGVPLIIIVPVLLVTAAGCLSLGALVWMVVGILILAAMRLANLRTPLWAILFLPLLYPIARTFGGWDGHQLVDLAKSIAGPARADSLWTRLNSENELWYFVQGQKWLGAARFMFVGLKTSESSKGIIADSLWMIYLGKLGLIGLATFFASMLAPIVALLRSTPRHTWTHPAVAPVIFIVVSCGLYLADCLSNAMINPVFILAFGAAGGLVPSPQQARMMAAAAHMAYRPSQARTMSMPYRPSATGSRSASP is encoded by the coding sequence ATGAGCCCGCTCGTCCCCCTCACGCTCTTCGGGCTGATCCCGGGGATCATCATCCTCTTCCAGGTGCTCCCCGCGCGGCGGGCGATGCTCGTCGCCTTCTTCGCCGCGTGGATGTTCCTCCCCGTTGCCGGCTATAGCTTCAAGGGGTGGCCCGACTACACCAAGACCTCGGCCACATGCATCAGCATCTTCCTCGCGACGCTGATCTCCGACGCCAGGCCTCTCATCGCCTACCGACTTCGCTGGTTCGACCTCCCCATGATCTTGTGGGCGATCATCCCCTTCGCCTCATCGATGGTGAACGGCTATGGCATCTACGACGGGCTGTCGAACACACTGAACCAGCTCGTGACCTGGGTCCTGCCCTACGCCATCGGTCGGATCTACATCACCGATCTCAAGGCCGCGCGCGAACTCGTCCTCGCGATGCTCATCGGCGCGATGATCTATGTCCCGCTGTGCCTCTTCGAGATGCGCATGAGCCCGCGACTCCACGAGATGGTTTATGGGTTCCACCAGGCCGACTGGCAGCAATCGAAACGCGGCTCGTTCTTCCGACCAACCGTCTTCATGGTCCACGGCCTCGCCGTCGCGACGTTCATGTGCACCGGTGCGCTCGCCGGCGTCTGGCTCTGGTGGAGCCGCACGGATCGGAAGATCCTGGGCGTCCCGCTCATCATCATCGTCCCGGTGCTCCTCGTGACCGCCGCGGGGTGCCTCTCGCTCGGCGCGCTCGTGTGGATGGTGGTCGGGATCCTGATCCTCGCGGCGATGCGTCTCGCGAATCTCCGCACGCCCCTGTGGGCGATCCTCTTTCTGCCCCTGCTCTACCCCATCGCCCGCACCTTCGGCGGGTGGGACGGGCACCAACTCGTGGACCTCGCCAAGAGCATCGCCGGACCCGCGCGGGCCGACTCGCTTTGGACGCGCCTCAACAGCGAGAATGAACTCTGGTACTTCGTTCAAGGCCAGAAGTGGCTGGGAGCGGCCCGGTTCATGTTCGTCGGGCTGAAAACCAGCGAGAGCAGCAAGGGCATCATCGCCGACAGCCTTTGGATGATCTATCTCGGCAAACTCGGGCTGATCGGTCTCGCGACATTCTTCGCCTCGATGCTTGCGCCGATCGTCGCCCTTCTCCGATCGACGCCCAGGCACACCTGGACCCACCCCGCCGTCGCTCCCGTCATCTTCATCGTCGTCTCGTGCGGGCTATATCTCGCAGATTGCCTCTCGAACGCGATGATCAATCCGGTCTTCATTCTCGCCTTCGGTGCCGCGGGCGGGCTTGTGCCGTCGCCCCAGCAGGCTCGCATGATGGCTGCCGCGGCACACATGGCGTATCGCCCTTCGCAGGCGCGAACCATGAGCATGCCCTACCGCCCCTCGGCGACCGGTTCCAGGAGCGCCTCGCCATGA